Proteins encoded in a region of the Limanda limanda chromosome 17, fLimLim1.1, whole genome shotgun sequence genome:
- the LOC133023331 gene encoding globoside alpha-1,3-N-acetylgalactosaminyltransferase 1-like yields MNLSKIKTGIVILLFVLLIGLLYSSGWKYGRFMDPVERSQILPTNRPPPMTPLPGDAPGRTDVLTMTTWSAPVVWEGTFDPVVLDSHYQTKNLTIAATVFAQGKYIRFLKRFLETMEQHFFIGFNVHVFVYTDQPNEVPQVKMSSGRQRTVKTVHALNRWQEITSSRMFLVQALIEEELRDYADFIFCLDVDSEFHGHWGTESLGELVGVLHPGYYKTDRSEFPYERRPISKAYIAPGDGDFYYAMGAFGGNLQQVHQLSKTCSINFWDDAKKDIEAAWQEESHINRYMWINKPSKVLSPEYQWQDFKANEPEMHIIRFSGVVKNYAEIRPNWV; encoded by the exons ATGAACTTGTCAAAAATTAAAACCGGGATAGTgattctgctgtttgttctgctCATAGG ACTGTTGTACAGCTCAGGCTGGAAGTAcggcag aTTTATGGATCCCGTTGAACGGAGTCAGATTTTACCTACAAACAG GCCACCGCCCATGACGCCTTTGCCAGGTGACGCCCCTGGTCGTACTGACGTGCTGACGATGACGACCTGGTCGGCTCCGGTGGTTTGGGAGGGAACCTTCGACCCGGTTGTCCTCGACAGCCACTACCAGACAAAGAACCTCACCATCGCAGCCACGGTGTTCGCCCAGGGAAa GTACATCAGGTTCCTGAAAAGGTTTCTGGAGACCATGGAGCAGCACTTCTTCATTGGTTTCAATGTGCATGTGTTCGTCTACACTGACCAGCCAAACGAGGTGCCCCAAGTCAAAATGTCCAGCGGCAGACAG CGGACGGTGAAAACAGTGCACGCCCTTAACCGTTGGCAGGAAATCACTTCCAGCAGGATgtttctggtccaggccctaaTAGAGGAGGAGCTTCGTGACTACGCCGACTTCATCTTCTGTTTGGATGTGGACTCCGAATTCCACGGCCATTGGGGCACGGAGTCACTGGGAGAACTGGTCGGTGTTCTCCATCCAG GTTACTACAAAACCGACCGCAGCGAATTCCCCTATGAGCGACGGCCTATCTCCAAAGCCTACATAGCTCCTGGGGACGGGGACTTCTACTACGCTATGGGGGCATTCGGAGGCAACCTGCAGCAAGTACACCAGCTTTCCAAAACCTGCTCCATCAACTTTTGGGACGATGCTAAAAAAGACATCGAGGCCGCCTGGCAGGAGGAGAGTCACATCAACAG GTATATGTGGATCAATAAGCCCAGTAAGGTTCTGTCACCTGAGTACCAGTGGCAAGACTTTAAAGCCAATGAACCTGAAATGCACATCATCAGGTTCTCCGGAGTTGTGAAGAACTACGCAGAGATCCGACCGAATTGGGTCTGA